The DNA sequence AGTAACGGATAAATCAAGACTGCCAGTAAGATGATAGCGGTACCAGCATAAAATCCAGGGGTCATTCGCTCCTTTTCTCCAAAGATTAATACTGCCAGAACAATTCCATATACAGGTTCTAGATTAATAGTCAGATTAATTGCAAATGGGGTAAATTTACGTAACAAGCTCACTCCCATTGAATACGCATATACTGTACACACCCAGGCAAGTAGTACAATCCATAACCAGTCCCATGCTACAGGAATCAGATTGATGGGTTCTCCCTTGTAGAAAAGTACAGAAAAAACAGGCAGCAAGACTGAGGCACTCAAACAAGCACCCATCATTTCATAAAAAGTAACTACCTGCGCATCATATATATGAGCAAATCTGGAATTAATCACAGAAAATAAAGCAGCCAGCATAGCAGAAACTACAGCCATTCCTAATCCCAATGCATGAGTAAACTCAAAACGAAAAACGACATATAAGCCTGCTATGGCAATTATTCCCAGACCTATTTCCAGCAATCTAACTTTACGACGTTGTACTAGCGGCTCCAATAAACTAGTCCACAGTGATCCGGTTGCCATGCCAGCCAGACATACCGACACATTAGCCACTCTTGCTGCAGCAAAAAATAAAATCCAGTGAAGGGCAATTACACCTCCGGTCAATAAGAATTGAACAGTAACAGACGATCCTACTCTTACCTCTTTCTTTTTATAGACACAAATAATTCCTAACAAAATAGAAGCCAGCAATGTACGATATACAACCAACTCCACAGCAGGAATTGTTATCAATCGGCCAAGAATAGCAGTAAATCCCCAGATAATGACCAGAAAATGCAACTGTAGATAGTCCTGTAGTGATGGAGTTCCAGATGTACCAGGAGATTCTTGCATAGATTATTTATTGTGAAAATATTTTACCATAACTGTATAGCTAAAAGCCAAAAAAGAACCCCTCAACAGAGAGGGGTTTCCAATATATCTCATGAAAGAAATCAGATACTACCTTGGAACAACAAAATACAAGATAAAGCTCAAGACCGCAAATATAAAGTTCGGAATCCATACAGCCACCATAGGTGGAATAGAACCAATCTGCGCCAGTGTTTTACCCATAATAAAGATCAGAATGTATGCGAAAGCCAGTACAAACCCAAATGCAATCTGGAAACCAACACCTTGCCGACTTTTTCGGGCAGATACAATTACCCCCATCATAGTCAGAATCATAATGGCAAACGGACTGGTAAAACGCAGATACTTTTCAATCTGATAAATCTCTACTCCATCATCTCCCCGTTTAATTAATTCTCCAATCAGGTCTTCCAGTTCTGTCAGGGTATAGGTTTCATATTGCATGTAGTTGTTGCCAAAATCGGCAGGCACCAGATTAGGAACAATGGTATCTTTCTGTATTCCAGAAGAAATTGTCTCTTTCAAACCATCGAAGGTATGAATGCGATAATCTGTCAGCTTCCATTTATTCTTTTCAGGAATCCAGGTAACCGATTGAGCAAAAAGCTTTGCTTTCATTTCGGTTCCTATAATTTTCTCTTCTGTGAATCGATAGCCTATATCACGACTGTTATCATAGCTTTCTAAGTATACATACAGATCTGGTGCAACCTTACGATGAATATTTCGTCCACTGAAATAAAACTGGTCTTTGGTATATTTTTTCTCAAATGCCAGTCTCGTTTTATTTGCATTCGGGATCACCCACCCAGTAAAGTAGAAAATCATTGCGCCTACCACACAAGAACCAATCAGATAGGGAACTAGTACTCTTCGAAAGCTTACCCCACTACTGAGTATGGCAATTATTTCTGTACGCGCAGCCAGCTGTGCCGTCACAAATACAGTCGCAATAAAAACCGTAATCGGACTCAACAAGTTGGCATAGTATGGAATAAAATTCAGATAATAATCAAAAATAATAGCTTTTAATGGCGCATTCCGTTTGATAAAATCATCCATTTTCTCCACTAAGTCAATCACCACAATAATCGCCATCAGAATCCCTACTACAAATATAAATGTGGAGAGATATTTCTTAATAATATACCAGTCAAGGATTTTCATTCGAATCGTATAGTCTATCTGAAAACACAAATGTAAATCTAAATTTCCTCAAAAATAATACCGGGCTATTTTGTACCATACCAAAATAGTGCTGTTTTTAAAAATATCAGCTTTTTCTCAAAAGCTGATCACACACCCATCAATAAACACAAAGGAATATTATCTTTGCAGGCATGTACAAATATGTTCTCCAACCCCTCTTCTTCTTACTGGATGCAGAAAAAGCGCATCATACTGTTTTTAATCTGGTTAAGTTCTTATTCCGGATACCTTTGGTACCATCTATCTTCCGGGGACTGTATCATATAGCCCATCCCAAACTGGAAAGAGAACTATTTGGTATTCGTTTTCCCAATCCAGTGGGTATTGCGGCAGGCTTCGACAAAAATGCCGAACTAATCACCGAACTGGCAGATCTGGGGTTTGGATTTATTGAAATCGGAACGGTTACTCCCCTTGCTCAACCAGGTAATCCTAAACCCCGCATGTTTCGTCTTAAGGAAGACAAAGCATTGATTAATAGAATGGGCTTCAATAACGAAGGTGCACAGGCAGCAGCAACCCGTATCCGAAAAATTCGCAAAGCAGAAGCACAAAACCCTCAACGTAAACGGGTAATTATAGGCGGGAACATTGGAAAGAATAAAGATACACTAAACGAAAATGCCGTTAAAGACTACGAAATCTGTTTTGACGTTTTATTTGATGAAGTAGATTACTTTGTAGTAAATGTAAGTTCACCTAATACACCTGGCCTAAGGGATTTACAGGATAAAGAACCGTTAATGAACTTATTACAAACCTTACAAGATAAAAATTATCGTAAGCCAACACCTAAACCAATCTTATTGAAGATAGCGCCAGATTTAACAGAAAAAATGCTGGACGACATTATTGATATTGTACAGCAAACCAAAATTGCCGGTGTAATTGCAACCAATACAACGATTAGCCGTTCAGGCTTACAATCAGATCTTTCAGCTATACCTAGCCCTGAGGCTGGAGGAGTAAGTGGACAGCCACTTACCAAACGAGCCACAGAAGTAATACGTTACCTGCATCAAAAATCCGGAGGAACATTTCCTATTATTGGTGTGGGTGGTATTGCATCTCCAGAAGATGCACAGGAGAAACTGGCAGCGGGTGCTTCACTGATTCAGTTATATACAGGATTCATCTATGAAGGGCCGGGCATTGCCAAGAAGATTAATCGGGCAATCCTAAAAAATAATATGTAATTTTGTTTATATCAGAAGAGCACAAACCAACATACACAAACCGAAACCAAATCTATGCAACTTGAAAATGGTGAGTACACCATCAGTACAGACAAAACCAGATTGGATATTCCTTTAATCCATCATTTTCTGAGTACGAAATCTTACTGGGCCATTAATATTCCCTATCAGACCGTTCAAAAATCTATTGAGAATTCACTTTGTTTTGGTGTATATCAGGGGAAACAACAGGTAGGTTTTGCACGTGTCATTACAGACTTTGCCACAGTTGCCTATTTAGGCGATGTATTCATACAGGAGGAATACCGAAAAAATGGTTTATCCAAATGGCTGGTAGAAACGATAACTTCTCATCCTGAATTGCAGGGTCTTCGCCGGTGGGTATTACTTACATCAGATGCACATACACTTTATGAAAAATACGGATTTAAAGTAGCTGCCCGTCCCGAAAACTGGATGGAAAAGCACAATCCGGATGTATATAAAAATCTATAATAGCTCTTTTGATGACAATGGATCTCTTTATAGAAAGATAGATTTCAAAGAATATTTTAATACTATATAACAAACTTCTTTTTGTAGAAAAAGATTTTGGAGTGAGGACAGATGGCAAAAAACACTTACAACAAGTCAGGCAATAACGGAAACTCTTATCGCAAAGAGAAAGAGCCTGAAGAGAAAAAAAGCACCCCCAAACGTCGTGGAAACAACCGTTGGGAACGAATGACAGCAGCCTTTAGTGATCCCCGAATGAAGCTTTCACTCGGTCTGTTGCTACTGTTTCTATCATTTTTTCTCTCGATTGCATTCATTTCGTATTTGTTTACAGGCAAAGCAGACCAAAGCATGGTAGGATCAGTCAACGAAACCCCTATTCGTGAAGCTGGAGCCGAAACCGAAAACTGGCTGGGGGTTACAGGAGCATTCCTGGCGCACTGGCTTATTTATAAATGGTTTGGTATAGCAGCCTTTCTGCTTATTCCTATCCTGTTTCTTGGTGGATACAAAATTGTATTCAAACGTGAGTTGTTCCCGATTGGACGGATGACTCAATTTTCCTTGTTTACAGCCATCTGGCTTAGTTCGTTGTTAGGTTATTTGGTTCTGACAACTCAACAACAGGAGTGGCTAGGCTTTTTGAGTGGTGGGATAGGATACGAATTAGCCTCGTTTAGCCATGATCTGCTGGGATGGGGCACTCTCCTGCTAATTGCCTTTGCACTGGTGGTATTTATCATTTACTTCTTTAATGTTACAACGATTCGCAGCTTCAATGTAAAAATCAATGAAACGATTCGTGAAATTGAAGAAGCTGGAAAAGAAGAGGTACATATACCTGAAGTTCCTGTTGTAGTGCCAAGCCAATGGAATAGCATCCCTACGAACAATGATCCGGATTTGGCAAAGTTTGCTGTGGCAGTAGATAAGGTAGAAAAGATAGCTGTAGAAAAACCAGAGGTGGAACCAGTTGGACAGTCTATGCATTTTGAAACCAACCTTACCACACCTAAACGGGATATTCCCCGC is a window from the Xanthocytophaga agilis genome containing:
- a CDS encoding quinone-dependent dihydroorotate dehydrogenase, with the protein product MYKYVLQPLFFLLDAEKAHHTVFNLVKFLFRIPLVPSIFRGLYHIAHPKLERELFGIRFPNPVGIAAGFDKNAELITELADLGFGFIEIGTVTPLAQPGNPKPRMFRLKEDKALINRMGFNNEGAQAAATRIRKIRKAEAQNPQRKRVIIGGNIGKNKDTLNENAVKDYEICFDVLFDEVDYFVVNVSSPNTPGLRDLQDKEPLMNLLQTLQDKNYRKPTPKPILLKIAPDLTEKMLDDIIDIVQQTKIAGVIATNTTISRSGLQSDLSAIPSPEAGGVSGQPLTKRATEVIRYLHQKSGGTFPIIGVGGIASPEDAQEKLAAGASLIQLYTGFIYEGPGIAKKINRAILKNNM
- a CDS encoding GNAT family N-acetyltransferase yields the protein MQLENGEYTISTDKTRLDIPLIHHFLSTKSYWAINIPYQTVQKSIENSLCFGVYQGKQQVGFARVITDFATVAYLGDVFIQEEYRKNGLSKWLVETITSHPELQGLRRWVLLTSDAHTLYEKYGFKVAARPENWMEKHNPDVYKNL
- a CDS encoding DMT family transporter, with the translated sequence MQESPGTSGTPSLQDYLQLHFLVIIWGFTAILGRLITIPAVELVVYRTLLASILLGIICVYKKKEVRVGSSVTVQFLLTGGVIALHWILFFAAARVANVSVCLAGMATGSLWTSLLEPLVQRRKVRLLEIGLGIIAIAGLYVVFRFEFTHALGLGMAVVSAMLAALFSVINSRFAHIYDAQVVTFYEMMGACLSASVLLPVFSVLFYKGEPINLIPVAWDWLWIVLLAWVCTVYAYSMGVSLLRKFTPFAINLTINLEPVYGIVLAVLIFGEKERMTPGFYAGTAIILLAVLIYPLLKRFQTKNLTQNV
- a CDS encoding LptF/LptG family permease, whose translation is MKILDWYIIKKYLSTFIFVVGILMAIIVVIDLVEKMDDFIKRNAPLKAIIFDYYLNFIPYYANLLSPITVFIATVFVTAQLAARTEIIAILSSGVSFRRVLVPYLIGSCVVGAMIFYFTGWVIPNANKTRLAFEKKYTKDQFYFSGRNIHRKVAPDLYVYLESYDNSRDIGYRFTEEKIIGTEMKAKLFAQSVTWIPEKNKWKLTDYRIHTFDGLKETISSGIQKDTIVPNLVPADFGNNYMQYETYTLTELEDLIGELIKRGDDGVEIYQIEKYLRFTSPFAIMILTMMGVIVSARKSRQGVGFQIAFGFVLAFAYILIFIMGKTLAQIGSIPPMVAVWIPNFIFAVLSFILYFVVPR